The genomic DNA GGGTGGACGAAAGCCCCTTGGTGCCAATGAGGTCTTTACGCAGCTTGGTAGCCAGCACAAAATTGCTGGTGTCGCTGGTGGCGGGGGTAAACCAGTGCGTGGTGACCGAGCGGGGTTTGTAGCGGTTGGCGATGGTCACAGCCTTGCCCTGCATGTGATCGGGCACTTCGCCCACTAGGAACACGTGGCCGTAGAAGCTGTATACTGCCACAGACCAGCCGCCAGAGAAGCTTTCATCCAGCAGGGCTGTTTTGATTTTTGCGGAGAGTTCCTTATCGTCCGACATGGTTCCCATAAGCCGCTGGTCGTCATAGATGGAATATCCGGTGTAGGCGCAACCGTTAATAAGCGTCATGGAAAGCAGCAGCAAAAGAAGAGCAAGTCGTTTCATGGAACCCTCCTGAGGCCCGCATTGCGGGCGAAACATCATTAACGAACCTGTCGGGCTGCATCCCGGGGTGGGGGCAGCATGTATCCACCCGGCTTACTCGTGTTCACGCCGAATGCGCGCGCCAACGGCATTCAGCTTGTGCTCGATGCTTTCGTAGCCACGGTCAAGGTGGTAGATGCGGCGCACTTCTGTAACGCCCTTGGCCGCAAGGCCCGCAAGCACCAGCGAAGCGCTGGCGCGCAGGTCAGAGGCCATTACGGGCGCGCCAGTGAGCTTTTGTACGCCGCGCACCATGGCAGTGTGACCAGAAACCTTGATCTGTGCGCCCATGCGCATGAGCTCAAGCACATGCATGAAGCGGTTTTCAAAAATACTTTCTTCCACCACGCTGGCTCCTTCTGCCAGGCACATGAGTGCCATGAGCTGGGCCTGCATATCGGTGGGGAAGCCGGGGTAGGGCTGGGTTTTTACGTCCGTGCCGCGCAAGGGGCCTGCACAGCGCGCCAGCACTCCTTCGGGGGTGCTGGTTATTTCCATGCCCATGCTACGCAGCTTGAGAATGACAGCTTCCAGATCCTTGAAGGGACAATTGCGCAGCATCAGCTCGCCGCCGGTAATGCCCGCTGCAACCAGAAAGGTGCCAGCTTCTATACGGTCGGGCATGACGGGGTATTCACCATCGTGCAACGAGGTGACGCCCTGAATGCGGATGACAGATGTGCCGTGCCCTTCGATTTTTGCACCGCAGGCACGCAAAAAGTTGGCAAGGTCCACAATTTCTGGTTCGCGCGCGGCGTTTTCGAGCACAGTTTCGCCCTCGGCAAGGGCTGCGGCCATGAGCAGGTTTTCCGTGCCGCCCACGGTGGGCATATCAAAAGAAATATGCGCGCCCTTGAGTTTGCGGCAGCGGCCAATGATGTAGCCTTCTTCAAGCTGAAAGCTCGCGCCCATGAGTTCAAGGCCCTTGAGGTGCTGGTCTACCGGGCGTGCGCCAATGGCGCAGCCGCCGGGCAGGGCCACGCGGGCCTGACCAATGCGCGCCAGCAGCGGGCCAAGGCACAGCACCGAGGCGCGCATTGTGCGCACCAGATCATAGGGAGCCTCCGGCAATAAATTGCCGGGCTGCACCTGCACCCGATGGTCGGCGTATTCGCAGGTGCAGCCCAACATGTTCAGGAGCTTGATGGTGGTGTGAATGTCTCGCAGGTTGGGCACATTGGTGATGGTGACCGGCTCTGACAGCAGTATGCATGCAAAAAGAATGGGCAGGGCCGCATTTTTTGAGCCGCTGACCTCAATGCCGCCAGTAAGCGGAACGCCGCCTTCAATAACCAGTTTGTCCATGTGTGTCCCCGAAATATGTTTGTCGCTGAGATATGTTGCCAGCGCCCGTATTCGTGAAAGGCGCTGCTGGCTTGCAAATATGAAGATTTTTTGAAGGCTGCGGAGCGGCATTTTTCTGCGCGCCGGGCAACTTTTGGGAGTGTAGTTATTTTCCTAGATAAAATCCAGGTGGAGCTATGTGGAAAAAATGCTTGCAAAAGAAAAAATACCTGCGTATATGAATCTTCCCGTGGCGGAAGTAGCTCAGTAGGTAGAGCACCTGGTTGTGGCCCAGGTGGCCGTGGGTTCAAGTCCCATCTTTCGCCCCACAATTTTCCCGCGCCGCAATGGCGCGGGTTTTTTTTCGGAGCGTGGCGCAGCCTGGTAGCGCACCTGCTTTGGGAGCAGGAAGTCGCTGGTTCGAATCCAGTCGCTCCGACCATATATCAAGGCATCGCCGTCTTTTTGACGGCGATGCCTTTTTTCGTGCGACGCTCGTGCGACGCGGCTATCGCTCATCGCGCAGCCGCTACCCCTTCAATTGCATCCGTGATCCAGAGCCCTGCGGGCATGACTCGTCTGGTATGGGGTTTTTGGGAGGTATTGGTTCAATCGAGCTATAATTTCCCCATGGCATACAGTGCGGATAGCAGGATTGTGGGGTTGCTGCATGATCAAATGCTTATGCCATGCTGCAGTCCTCATCACTCCATTGTGCAGACCGGTTTCTACCATTCTTTTTGGCCGTATACATGGCGCAGTCTGCTGCGCGAATACCGTCCTCCAGTGCTGTGCTGCATGCCTGGATTTCATGCGAAAGTTCCGCGACGCCAATGCTTGCCGTGATGTTAAATGTGATGGAATCGTATGTGACTGGAGTCGCTTCAACTTCCCTGCGAATCTTTTCAGCAAGGTACATTGCAGCCTCTGCCGTTGTTGAAGACGCCAGTATCGTGAATTCCTCTCCACCAAAGCGGGCGCATATATCGGATGATCTGGTATGATTTTTCAAAATGGCACTGACGGTTTGCAGGGCTGTATCGCCAGCCTGATGCCCAAATGTGTCGTTGACGCTTTTAAAGTGATCCAGATCCAGCACCAGACATGTGCAGCTGACTCCACTGCGGCGGCAAATTTCAATAACTTTGCATCCGTCTTTTTCAAGACTTCGCCTGTTCGCAAGGCCTGTAAGAGGATCTGTAAGATTGCTCAGTTCCAGTTCCTGTACGTATGAAGATATTTTTTTGGCCATATCGCAGAAGTTGTGGTATAAAGTAACTACTTCTTGCGGGGCCTTATTCATATTTATATACGGACATGCAGTATTCGAAATATTATTCAAAAGGGTTGTTGAAAGGGTTGATATGGTTTCTATTGGTTTAACCGTTGCGGAAATATATTTTTTTATCAATGGTAAAATGACCGTAAGTGTTATTATAGAGACAAGAAAAAAACTGATTAAAAAAGATTCCATCCTGCTCAGGATGCTGTTGAAAGGCCTCTCAATGGCGAGAATCCATTTATCATCATTGATGGCGGTGCTGATTCCAAGGACTCGAACCCCATTCGTGTTAATGTAACTTTGGGGTGTGCCATCTGTTTTTTGAGGGGGAATGATGTTTGGAGGGGCATTTTTGTCCACATTGGCCAGAACGGCATGGCTTTTTGCATCAATAAGGTATGGGCGTGTAGAATTGTTCGTTTCGGAAAGAGAAAACTCTTCAGTCAGGGTCTTGAAACTGATAGCCCCAATTATTACTCCTTCAAACTCATGTTCCTTTCCATAAACTGGTTGGGATATGATAATGATGTAATCTCCGGAGAGTCGGCTTATCAAGGGCGACGTTGCCGTTGCTTGCCCGTTGCGTGCGCGAATAAAATACTCCCTGTCGGCAACATTTGCAGTAGTAAACGTGGGCACGCTTTCCTTGACATCTCCATATTTGTCAAACAAAACGATACTATTAAAATCATTATGGGCAGAGAGGAAAGATTTGAAGTTGTCGAGCCGCATTTCTGGCAGGTGGATAATGCTAGGATTTGATGCGACAAATTTGAGCAGGTCTTCATGGTGGTTTAACCATCCCGATATGGCTTTCTGCTGATTTGATATCTCATCGCACATGTCATGGTATGCATCCGTTATAACTTCTGTTCGAAAGGCATAATAGAATGATATTAAAAATATTGTGGGAGGTATTGTTAATAATAAAAGCGTATATTTGATAAATTTACCGTGTATAGTATTTAACGCAAGCATGTGATTTCTCCGAATTGTGGGATGAAATGCAACTATACAGTGATATGCTCGATTATAAGTCAATTGTGTGTGTTAATTTTCTTATATATTATAATAAATATTTTTTATTGTGTTTTTCAAAAAAATATGCATCATTTTTTGCTTTGACCAGTACTTTTGTCAAGCTGACAGACAGCGGAAATATCAGATCAGAATGAATCCACAAAACAGAAAAAATGAATTTGAACAGCAATTTTCTTTGTCAGCAAAAAGATTTTATTCGAGATGCATCTAAAATGCGCAGCTTTTGTTTTCGCCAATACAGTGGCTCAAAACAGCATGAAAAAGTTCAGGCGGCATGCGGCAATTTGGGGGATCATCTGCAATACTTATACGAATTGGAGATGTGTTTTCTTCAAGCTCATACCACGAAATATATAAATTTTACCAATGGTTATCATTTGCGTTTGCATGCGAATAACAAACGTGTCGGCTGCTGAACCAGCAACATGGGGTATCAGGATTGGATGCGGCATTGAAGGTATTAGTCAGAACAGCATTTGTACCTGTTATGGGAGAGCCCGTTTGAGCGGGATAACGAACAGCAAATTTTGAATATGAGGCGGGTTTCCTCTGTCTTCGAAGGCGTATGCAAAAAAGAACGGTATAGCCATGTTTCACCTACTCAGCCAAAAAGACTCAGTTGCCTGCTCCCCTGTTTTTCATCAAGTGTGCTCAGGTATTGGAAAATCTGCTTGGGTTCGTGCATGATGCCGTGCCGCGCGCAGTGACGGTGGAACATGCCCATCAGGTGCTCGCCATTCGGGCTGCCCAGTATGTATTGCGTACCGTAGGTGCGCATATACTTCTCCTTCATGCCGGGAAAGTGCCTGTCCAGCTGACTGTAGAAGTATTGGCGATTGCCGTCGCGAAGCGTCACGCCCATGCCAAAGCAGATGATGCCCCGCACCTTTCCCTCAGCGCAACAGTCTAGAATTTCAGAAATATTTTCCTCTGTATCATTGATAAAGGGCAGAATGGGGCAGAGCCAAACAACGGTAGGTATGCCCGCATCGCGTAGCCGAAGCAGTGCCCTGAAGCGCTCTGACGTCGTGCTTACGTTGGGTTCCAGCTTTTTGCACAGGTCTTCATCGTGCGTGGTCAGGGTCATCTGTACAACGCATTTGGCCCGCTCATTGATCTTCTGCAGCAGGTCGAGGTCGCGCAGTACGCGGTCTGACTTTGTTATCACCGTAAAGCCAAAGCCGTACTCGTACAGCAGGGCCAGTGCCTTTCTGAGGTTGCCTAGTTTCAGCTCAGCCGGAATGTACGGGTCGGTCATGGAGCCTGTGCCGATCATGCATTTTTTGCGTTTGCGTTTCAGGGCGGCTTCAAGCAGCTCCAGAGCGTTTTCTTTTACCTCGATGTCTTCAAAGTCATGATCCATGCCATAGCAGGTGCTGCGCGAGTCGCAATAAATGCAGCCGTGCGTGCAACCACGATAAAGATTCATGCCGTTCTTGGCGGATAAAATTCCTTTTGCCCTTACAAAATGCATCTGGTCCATTCCGCCTTGTGGTTGTGCGCAATTATGCGGTTGCCGTGTCCTCGTCTTTCTGTGCTCGTATGTCAGGAACTCCAATTTTTCAATGCCATGTCATAGTGGGGGAGGGGTGGATTGTTACCATGCAGAATTAAAGAAGATTTTATGTGTTTGCCATTCCGCAGGCGCGAATATAATCTAGGAAGGAGAACATAATCTCCAATAATTATCCCACATTCTACCTAAAACCAGTGTCTGCTCTCAATCAACAGGGTTTGTACAAACCCCCAGGCGGTGAGTATGGAAGTACCCCAGAACAAAACATTGCCATTGATTGTGCTGCTTGGTTATCTGGCTGCTACCTGCGCTGCCGCCGTGATTGGCTCGTACTTCACCGTACAGGTCTCCATTACCCGGTTTTATGCAGCATTGATAAAACCTGCCTGGGCTCCGCCAGGGTGGATCTTTGCCCCCGTGTGGACCGCGCTGTATATCAGCATGTGCCTTGCAATCTGGCAGGTATGGAGAAAGAAGCCCATGCGCCCCTCCAGGGCATATACACGGGCACATGCCAGCTGGTGGGGACAACTTGCGCTTAACGCTTTGTGGCCAGTGATTTTTTGGTTGCAGCCAGCGGGTATGGCTGCATTTGTGGTGTGCGTTTCTCTGGCTGTGGCTGTTTGGGGTTGTGCTGCAGCAATGCGCCGTGTTTCTGTGGCAGCGGCCATGCTCATGCTGCCGTATGCCTGCTGGGTGAGCTTTGCCACAGCCCTTTCATGGGCGCTGTGGAGCATGAACCCCACCAGCTGAAATGGCTGCCCCATGCGCTAAGTTTTTTTAAAAATCCGCCGATAAGCTGAAGAGGAGCAGATACCATTTACGGAAATGGGGTGGCGGATGGACTTCTTTGATGAGATTCTGACCTATACCTACCTGAAAAGTAGCAGCCTGAGCCTGCTGCTGGATAGTGTGCAGCAGCAAGCGCCTGCCATTACACAAAAATCCGGCAAGCAGATGATGGCTGAAGCTTTGACAGGCCGGATCAGAAGCGATTCTTCCATGCTGCGCCAGGGGGCGAAAAATGCCACCGAAGCATCAAACATCGCAGGCATAGTAGCCAATTCCTCTTCCGCGATTCTTACCAATCTGAACCAGATGCTGGCCCTTGCCCAGGAGGTAAAGGCCGACTCGACCAAGGCCGCTGCAGACGCCCCCAAATTCACGGCTCTGGCCCAGGGCATTACCTCGACCATCGCCAACTCAAAATACAACAATATTTCTCTGCTGGATAAATCTGGCTGGACAGGCGACAGCCGTCTCACCATAAATGGCGGCGGAAACTCCGCATCGTTAAAAATTCAGGTGGGGTATGACAATTCAACGTTTACGCTGAACGACATGTCGTACCTCAATTCTCTCTCCAGCGTGGATTTGAGCAGCCCTACGCTCGACTTGAATGCGCTCATAAGCAATCTTTCTACAAACATAACCACAGCCACAATTATCTATAATGGCAATAGCGCACTCTCCACGGCATACGCTGGCGAATCTGCCTTTCTGGTGAAGCAGGCTGACATTTTGACCAAGGCTGCCAAGGATGCCATGCCCAGCGAGGAAGACCCGCTTTTGCGTGATCTTGGCAGTATCATTTCAACCACCTCCTGATTCTGCCTCACCTGTATCCCGACCCTTTGGGTGCTTCCTGTTTAGGGGAGCACTTTTTTTATGCCCGCACGGGTGTTGGCTTCTGTTATAACCATAGCCTCTGCCGCAGCAGCGCAGGGCACAAATGGAAACACCCCAAGGGGACCTTGGCAAAACCAAAGCCCCCTTGGGGTGTTTGTTGTGCCGGGGGCATCCGGAATGTGGATGCCCCGGCCGTCTTTTTATCTAGCTGTTTGTCAGGATGAACTTGGCCACTTCTGTCGAGGAGCCAGAATCATGGCTCTCGGTCAGGTTGGTGTTCAGCGTCAGATTGGCGCTGGCGTTGGTAAAGGTGTGGTGATCGCCTGTATCAGTCCACTTATCGGCAGCCAGGGTCATCGTGGTTACGGTCTGCCCGTTCACAGTGCTGTCCGATATATTGATGCCCACCGCTGCCAGCTTGCTGAGGTCTGTCAGGCTCATGGGGGCGTTGGCATGGGCAGCGTCAGACCCCTTGATGGCAACTTCCATCGTGTTGACAGAACTGGAACTCAGCAGTGCTGACAGGTTGTCACCAGCATTGCCGGTCAGCAGCACGTCGATGCCGCTTCCGCCACTGATGGTGTCGGTTGAGTGGTAAACCATAATATCGTTGCCGTCACCGCCCGAAAGAGTATTGTAACCCGCGCCGCCGTCCAGGAAGTCGTGTCCGGCTCCACCGTTCAGAGTGTCGTCGCCCGCGCCACCATAGAGGTGGTCGTTGCCCGACCCGGCGTACAGGCGGTCATTTCCATCGCCGCCAAAGAGGTAGCTGTCGCCAGATCCACCAATTATGTGGTCGTTGCCAGCACCGCCATTGAGGTAGTTGTTGCCAGCGCCTCCGTAGATCACGTCGTCGCCTGAACCACCCACAAGGTAGTTATCGAAGCTCACATTTGGTGCATCCGTGCTGGTGTAGTGATGCCCGTCTGTCGCCACGCCGCTGCCAACCAGCAGGTGGTTGGAGCTGTCAATTATAGTGACGCTATGACCTTGCTGCACGTCAACCACCGTATGCAGGTTGCTGGCGGTATCAATGCTCACATTGGAGCTGTTCTTGATGCTGTCGCCGGCGGCAGCGTCGCCAACCCTGACAATGGCGTCGCCATCTGTGCTGTTGTAATCGGTAATGATATCTGCGCCACTGCCGGAGTGGAAAAGGAACACATCCGCCCCTGTGCCACCGGTAAGCGTATCATTACCCGTGCCGCCCACCAGCATGTCATGCCCGGCTCCACCATCAAGAATATCTGCTCCGGCCTGGCCGAAGAGCATGTCGTTGCCGTCGCCGCCGGTGAGGGTATCTGCGCCACCCCGTGCGGTTTCACTCAAACCGTAAAGCATGCTGTGCTCGGTAAGTTCGCGTGAAATCGCTTCGTTTATGGCGGCTTCAAGAGCCGTTCCTGTAAGGGTTGTGCCATTCAGCGAAGTTGCCAGTACGTATTCTCTTACGATTCCCAATGAATCGCCGGGGTTCAATGCGGCCTTGCCTGCGGAAGTCCAGCTGGTGTCCTGAAGCAGCCAGTTGGCATTTACGGCATCACCAAACAGGATGTCGTTGCCCGCACCACCGTTCACGGTATCCTTGCCGACCGACACCAGGTTAACCAGAAGCTCATCGGGGGTTCCCGCATTCAGCGCAGCCTTGAGCTCTGCAGCGCTGTTTACGATGCTTACCGCACCCGCCTTGCCGGTGTAGGTAAACGTGTCTTCGTAATTGCTTCCGTTAAAGGTTGTCGTGGTGTTGGTGACAGAACCACCAGGAACAGGGGTGTTGTCAAAGTACTTCAGTACGTTGGCATCAATGCCGGTGCCAATGCCAATGGCATTGACCTGAACATTGGCACTAACGAGCTTGTTGTACTGGGTTAAAGCTTCGGTGAATTCATTCTGTGACATCTGTGATCCACCGTAATAGTAATTGCCGTAGTCTACCGAGTTGCCCACTGTGCGGGCGGTGGGGATACCATCCGACAGGAAGTAGGCAAGCTTGGTATAGCCGTCACTGGCATTTGTAGTGAACCAGCTTGCGGCAGCTGTGAATGCAGCTTCATAGTTGGTGCCACCATCAGCTTCTGCACTGCTGAGTCGCGAGAACAGGGTTGCCAAATCCTTTTGGTACTTTGAGCTGTTCTCAAGCGCTTCAACATTAATGTTCACCGTATCGCTGAAGCCAATAAGCTTGATGTTGACGATGCCGGGATGATCCTTCAGGTCGTTCAGAAGGTTGGTCAGGGCATTCTGGGCCAGGGCAAGGCGGGTTGTGCCGCCAATGCTGTCGCCCATGCTACCTGAAGTATCAAGGATGATGCACACATCGTAGTTGGTGGGCGATGTACCCGGGACAACCGTGGTGCTCGTTCCACCCTGGTCACCAAGCAGCACGTCGTTGCCGCTGCCACCGTTGAGGGTTGTATCACCATTGGTGGTATCGACAGAGTACTTGCTGTCGTTGATGGTAACCTTGACGGTG from Desulfovibrio sp. includes the following:
- a CDS encoding BON domain-containing protein translates to MKRLALLLLLLSMTLINGCAYTGYSIYDDQRLMGTMSDDKELSAKIKTALLDESFSGGWSVAVYSFYGHVFLVGEVPDHMQGKAVTIANRYKPRSVTTHWFTPATSDTSNFVLATKLRKDLIGTKGLSSTRIDTEVNSGRVVLLGVVKDESEKQLAIQAARGVAGVTAVTSYLMLPQKAGQLDNMRPEHASGVSPMDGSMEPSGGSTPSYGKPASSGGKSGDVESRDLP
- the murA gene encoding UDP-N-acetylglucosamine 1-carboxyvinyltransferase; translation: MDKLVIEGGVPLTGGIEVSGSKNAALPILFACILLSEPVTITNVPNLRDIHTTIKLLNMLGCTCEYADHRVQVQPGNLLPEAPYDLVRTMRASVLCLGPLLARIGQARVALPGGCAIGARPVDQHLKGLELMGASFQLEEGYIIGRCRKLKGAHISFDMPTVGGTENLLMAAALAEGETVLENAAREPEIVDLANFLRACGAKIEGHGTSVIRIQGVTSLHDGEYPVMPDRIEAGTFLVAAGITGGELMLRNCPFKDLEAVILKLRSMGMEITSTPEGVLARCAGPLRGTDVKTQPYPGFPTDMQAQLMALMCLAEGASVVEESIFENRFMHVLELMRMGAQIKVSGHTAMVRGVQKLTGAPVMASDLRASASLVLAGLAAKGVTEVRRIYHLDRGYESIEHKLNAVGARIRREHE
- a CDS encoding TspO/MBR family protein; the encoded protein is MEVPQNKTLPLIVLLGYLAATCAAAVIGSYFTVQVSITRFYAALIKPAWAPPGWIFAPVWTALYISMCLAIWQVWRKKPMRPSRAYTRAHASWWGQLALNALWPVIFWLQPAGMAAFVVCVSLAVAVWGCAAAMRRVSVAAAMLMLPYACWVSFATALSWALWSMNPTS
- a CDS encoding radical SAM protein; this encodes MNLYRGCTHGCIYCDSRSTCYGMDHDFEDIEVKENALELLEAALKRKRKKCMIGTGSMTDPYIPAELKLGNLRKALALLYEYGFGFTVITKSDRVLRDLDLLQKINERAKCVVQMTLTTHDEDLCKKLEPNVSTTSERFRALLRLRDAGIPTVVWLCPILPFINDTEENISEILDCCAEGKVRGIICFGMGVTLRDGNRQYFYSQLDRHFPGMKEKYMRTYGTQYILGSPNGEHLMGMFHRHCARHGIMHEPKQIFQYLSTLDEKQGSRQLSLFG
- a CDS encoding sensor domain-containing diguanylate cyclase, with product MLALNTIHGKFIKYTLLLLTIPPTIFLISFYYAFRTEVITDAYHDMCDEISNQQKAISGWLNHHEDLLKFVASNPSIIHLPEMRLDNFKSFLSAHNDFNSIVLFDKYGDVKESVPTFTTANVADREYFIRARNGQATATSPLISRLSGDYIIIISQPVYGKEHEFEGVIIGAISFKTLTEEFSLSETNNSTRPYLIDAKSHAVLANVDKNAPPNIIPPQKTDGTPQSYINTNGVRVLGISTAINDDKWILAIERPFNSILSRMESFLISFFLVSIITLTVILPLIKKYISATVKPIETISTLSTTLLNNISNTACPYINMNKAPQEVVTLYHNFCDMAKKISSYVQELELSNLTDPLTGLANRRSLEKDGCKVIEICRRSGVSCTCLVLDLDHFKSVNDTFGHQAGDTALQTVSAILKNHTRSSDICARFGGEEFTILASSTTAEAAMYLAEKIRREVEATPVTYDSITFNITASIGVAELSHEIQACSTALEDGIRAADCAMYTAKKNGRNRSAQWSDEDCSMA
- a CDS encoding Ig-like domain-containing protein, yielding TADLRADHSIDAKVETFDTAGNPGSATATRTVDFDTTAPTAGITIGVIAGDDVLNNTEKTQTNTTIGGTVTGDVKVGDTVTLTVNNHTYTASVSLVSGAYVYQTSVLTSDLVADHSIDARIVVSDLAGNTTEALASRSVAVNSDPSAVADTNTIYQGDPVAHGNVLTNDTDADGNHLTVVGVTAGTATPGTAGVGTVISGTYGTITINSDGSYDYNLDNSNAAVKGLNGSSVTDTFSYKMTDGNGGYSTATVKVTINDSKYSVDTTNGDTTLNGGSGNDVLLGDQGGTSTTVVPGTSPTNYDVCIILDTSGSMGDSIGGTTRLALAQNALTNLLNDLKDHPGIVNIKLIGFSDTVNINVEALENSSKYQKDLATLFSRLSSAEADGGTNYEAAFTAAASWFTTNASDGYTKLAYFLSDGIPTARTVGNSVDYGNYYYGGSQMSQNEFTEALTQYNKLVSANVQVNAIGIGTGIDANVLKYFDNTPVPGGSVTNTTTTFNGSNYEDTFTYTGKAGAVSIVNSAAELKAALNAGTPDELLVNLVSVGKDTVNGGAGNDILFGDAVNANWLLQDTSWTSAGKAALNPGDSLGIVREYVLATSLNGTTLTGTALEAAINEAISRELTEHSMLYGLSETARGGADTLTGGDGNDMLFGQAGADILDGGAGHDMLVGGTGNDTLTGGTGADVFLFHSGSGADIITDYNSTDGDAIVRVGDAAAGDSIKNSSNVSIDTASNLHTVVDVQQGHSVTIIDSSNHLLVGSGVATDGHHYTSTDAPNVSFDNYLVGGSGDDVIYGGAGNNYLNGGAGNDHIIGGSGDSYLFGGDGNDRLYAGSGNDHLYGGAGDDTLNGGAGHDFLDGGAGYNTLSGGDGNDIMVYHSTDTISGGSGIDVLLTGNAGDNLSALLSSSSVNTMEVAIKGSDAAHANAPMSLTDLSKLAAVGINISDSTVNGQTVTTMTLAADKWTDTGDHHTFTNASANLTLNTNLTESHDSGSSTEVAKFILTNS